Proteins encoded in a region of the Panicum hallii strain FIL2 chromosome 3, PHallii_v3.1, whole genome shotgun sequence genome:
- the LOC112886801 gene encoding transcription factor MYB3R-1-like, whose product MTSEGQMTSKGTEASAPAVPPDEGVRREPQKGRLPNGRTTGPARRSSKGNWTAEQDDILRKAVETYKGKNWKKIAESFPGRTDVQCLHRWQKVLNPELVKGPWSKEEDEIIIEMVNKLGPKKWSTIAQALPGRIGKQCRERWHNHLNPGINKDAWTQEEEIKLIHAHQTYGNKWAELTKFLPGRTDNAIKNHWHSSVKKKIDSYRASGLLAQFQGLAPVEYTTGGLSVDSSSAMANQISEDSCLNVFREVEDSTEFSQSSFAKGSCSQEEQTDVALGSHLNVHESLCQDGFTNADNAASALPEMHHQLSTSDMDQDKHFQDELSQGMDLDKHLQLQQEFSQGMDLHLDIDEVPNNFVITDSQASNELTGQFQDTQIMHSSENDGVSLIPYAVTPCVSILPSVPGCENNINMMCEVGIKNEDHFQSEQWQNISIQPGSYSSEAASNFSVPLYPLQTSEPATMMGDPLYYQSSVTSLPPSFISSDGASNASDVKFEMSRFPVSHQDLEIKTCHNSSGDPDQSSYINSEGDRNRTSEPMDSIPDSEKKQLVDLEQSCLEPTAYIGKEALSSHGDSVLSKKEDAGALCYEPPCFASFEVPFVSCELVTSSDLPEYSPLGIRELMRSSLNFPTPVRLWGSPTRDGSPDAVLKNAAKSFVCTPSIMKKRPRDLSSPSPDVRNEKKLNTEKDCGRSGMYSTRIGKSCMDTPDDFVDLVSPTRKTAFQKKLKLSQENKENVNQNTDQGENEGNAKHSAGILTDSSVDNLNTPKHGPNYESQRLNTSAKAWSNSKDIIFSRSKPSELLVEKSIPCIDADHEYVNILADTPGIKRGLESPSAWKSPLFTPFQDAYFMSPASRAFDALGLVKQINEQSAAALEEAHEVLASGSPWKRHCKENSDKENTAWKNEVGTSKPPSKLMAEGRVLDFNECSTPVRKKEDKKMDLALGGSASSPVASSYLRMNVR is encoded by the exons ATGACGAGTGAAGGGCAGATGACTTCGAAGGGCACAGAGGCTTCAGCTCCTGCTGTTCCCCCTGATGAAGGAGTCAGAAGAGAACCTCAAAAGGGGCGATTGCCCAATGG GAGGACAACTGGTCCAGCACGTCGCTCATCGAAGGGAAACTGGACTGCAGAACAG GATGACATACTTCGCAAAGCTGTTGAAACTTACAAAGGGAAAAATTGGAAAAAGATAG CTGAAAGTTTTCCAGGTAGGACCGATGTTCAATGTTTGCATAGGTGGCAGAAGGTTTTGAACCCTGAACTTGTTAAAGGGCCATGGTCCAAAGAA GAAGATGAGATCATTATTGAGATGGTAAACAAACTTGGGCCAAAGAAATGGTCAACCATTGCCCAAGCTCTGCCTGGACGCATTGGGAAGCAATGTCGAGAAAG ATGGCACAACCATCTTAATCCAGGGATCAATAAGGACGCTTGGACACAAGAAGAGGAAATCAAGCTCATCCATGCTCATCAAACCTATGGAAACAAATGGGCTGAACTGACAAAGTTTTTACCAGGAAG GACAGACAATGCAATAAAAAATCATTGGCACAGCTCGGTGAAGAAGAAAATTGATTCATACAGAGCATCTGGTTTACTGGCTCAATTCCAGGGCCTAGCACCTGTTGAATACACTACTGGTGGTTTAAGTGTTGATTCTTCATCTGCAATGGCCAACCAGATTAGTGAAGACAGTTGTCTTAATGTTTTTCGGGAGGTGGAAGATTCGACAGAGTTCAGTCAATCATCGTTTGCCAAGGGTTCTTGCTCTCAGGAGGAGCAAACTGATGTGGCTTTGGGATCTCATTTAAATGTGCATGAATCATTGTGTCAGGATGGTTTCACTAATGCTGACAATGCTGCTTCTGCATTACCTGAGATGCATCACCAGTTATCCACTTCTGACATGGATCAAGATAAACACTTCCAGGATGAGTTATCTCAAGGAATGGATTTGGATAAACACTTGCAGTTGCAgcaagagttttctcaaggaaTGGATTTGCATCTTGACATAGATGAAGTGCCAAACAATTTTGTGATAACAGATAGCCAGGCATCCAATGAACTTACAGGTCAATTTCAGGACACACAGATTATGCATAGTTCAGAAAATGATGGAGTATCTTTGATACCGTATGCTGTAACACCATGTGTTTCCATCTTACCTAGTGTTCCTGGATGTGAGAATAACATAAATATGATGTGTGAAGTGGGCATAAAAAATGAGGATCATTTCCAATCTGAACAGTGGCAGAATATTTCCATTCAACCAGGTTCATATTCTTCTGAAGCTGCAAGCAACTTTTCAGTGCCACTTTACCCATTGCAGACATCTGAACCTGCAACCATGATGGGCGATCCTTTGTATTATCAGAGTTCTGTAACATCATTACCACCATCCTTCATTTCTTCAGATGGTGCTTCCAATGCATCTGATGTCAAATTTGAGATGAGTCGATTTCCTGTTTCTCACCAAGATTTGGAGATTAAAACTTGCCACAATTCTTCAGGTGATCCTGATCAAAGTTCATATATTAACAGCGAAGGTGACAGAAACAGGACTTCTGAACCAATGGACAGCATACCAGATTCTGAAAAGAAACAGCTGGTTGATCTTGAACAATCATGTTTGGAGCCTACAGCCTACATTGGAAAAGAAGCACTATCAAGTCATGGTGATTCTGTATTAAGCAAAAAGGAGGATGCCGGAGCTTTATGCTATGAACCTCCTTGCTTTGCGAGTTTTGAAGTTCCCTTTGTCAGCTGCGAGCTTGTAACCTCTAGTGATCTCCCAGAATACAGTCCTCTTGGCATTCGAGAGTTGATGAGGTCATCCTTGAATTTTCCTACTCCAGTGAGATTGTGGGGCTCCCCTACTCGTGATGGTAGCCCTGATGCTGTGCTAAAAAATGCTGCCAAAAGTTTTGTGTGCACCCCATCCATAATGAAAAAACGGCCGAGGGATCTCTCATCTCCAAGTCCTGATGTAAGAAATGAAAAGAAATTGAATACTGAAAAGGATTGTGGGAGGTCAGGCATGTACTCTACAAGAATTGGGAAATCTTGCATGGATACCCCTGATGATTTTGTTGATTTAGTTTCACCGACAAGGAAAACTGCATTTCAAAAGAAGCTCAAGCTTtctcaagaaaacaaagaaaatGTAAATCAAAATACTGATCAGGGAGAAAATGAAGGCAATGCAAAG CATTCTGCAGGGATTCTTACTGATAGCAGTGTCGACAACCTCAATACACCTAAGCATGGTCCAAATTATGAAAGTCAGAGGCTAAATACCAGTGCAAAGGCTTGGTCTAACTCTAAAGATATAATATTTTCTAGATCAAAGCCATCTGAACTTCTTGTTGAGAAATCTATACCCTGCATTGATGCAGATCACGAGTATGTGAACAT ATTGGCTGATACTCCAGGTATTAAAAGAGGTTTAGAATCTCCTTCTGCATGGAAGTCTCCTTTGTTCACACCATTCCAG GATGCGTACTTCATGAGCCCAGCAAGCAGAGCTTTTGATGCCTTAGGATTGGTGAAGCAGATTAATGAGCAAAGTGCTGCTGCTTTGGAGGAAGCGCATGAGGTTCTGGCAAGTGGTAGCCCATGGAAGCGACACTGCAAGGAAAACTCTGACAAAGAAAATACAGCTTGGAAGAACGAAGTTGGAACAAGCAAACCTCCATCCAAACTCATG GCAGAAGGACGGGTGCTCGATTTCAATGAATGCTCCACACCTGTGAGgaagaaagaagataagaaaatGGACCTTGCTTTAGGAGGATCTGCAAGTTCCCCTGTTGCTTCCTCTTATCTTCGGATGAATGTGCGGTAG